From a single Patagioenas fasciata isolate bPatFas1 chromosome 19, bPatFas1.hap1, whole genome shotgun sequence genomic region:
- the LOC139829416 gene encoding coiled-coil domain-containing protein 81-like: MARQLFLQPHLSPTIEKLERYEFAKIWASTSYHLSLQLALHQAVRIPGIGTFAVVRKRVALSEQDLVIVERPVFRPEKAVVQDHELRYGCKDFPGHQDFEQLPYAEIASENAVSEGTVQLYMERTTHLFHACLENRKNVAIIWRDVGMLIAEGKEIKKRFYLHFLERLNGTGKMLQALLEMPEMRDSVISRHDTAASQTSSGRVIVLPWYV, encoded by the exons atggcaagacagctcttcttgcagcctcacctgagcccaactattgagaagctcgagcgttatg agttcgctaagatttgggccagcacatcgtatcacctcagcctgcagctggctctccaccag gctgtccgcattcccggaatcgggacttttgcggttgtcagaaagcgagtagccctcagcgagcaggatctggtgatcgtggagagacccgtgtttcgacctgaaaaggctgttgtgcaggaccatgagctccgctatggttgcaaagacttccctg gccatcaagatttcgaacaactgccgtatgctgagatagcctcagagaacgctgtctctgagggcaccgtgcagctctacatggaaaggaccacgcaccttttccatgcctgcctagagaacaggaagaacgttgccatcatctggagggacgtgggcatgctgattgccgagggaaaagagataaaaaagagattttacttacactttttggaaaggctgaatggcactggcaagatgctgcaagctcttctcgag atgccggagatgagggactcagtcatctcacgccatgacaccgctgcttcccagacctcctctggacgtgttatcgtcctgccatggtatgtttga